Within the Butyrivibrio sp. AE3004 genome, the region TGCGATGTCATTCTTTGTACTTGTACTTGTTGCAGTACTTGCTGCTATCAATTTGAAAGTAGGTGATTCACGTGACTGAGAAAAAGAATAGAAGTGCCATTCAGAGAAGGCTAATTCCTACATACATTTTTTTGATAATAGTATCATTTTTCTCCGTGTTTCCGCTTTTTTGGATGATCACGGCAGCAACCAACCAGACTGTTGATGTATCAAGAGGTAAAATCTGGTTTGGTAATTACATGGTTCAGAACTTTAATAACCTTGTAAACAGTTCCAATCTGTGGAAGTCTTTTGGAAACTCAATTTTATATTCAACAGTTCAGACTATCCTGTGCATATTTATCTGTTCTCTTGCAGGATATGGTTTCGAACTTTATCATGACAAAGCTAAGGATATACTGTTCGCAATTCTTCTTATGGCAATGATGATTCCCGGAGTTGCTACAATGATTCCGTTGTTCACCATGATGAGTAAGATGAAGCTTCTTAATTCAGTATGGGGCTTTGCACTTCCGGCAATATCTACTCCGTTTATGATAATGATGTTCAGACAGAACTCGCGTAATTTTCCTCCGGATATTATGGAGGCTGCAAGAATTGACGGACTTTCCGAAATGATGATTTTCTTCCGTATGTATATGCCGGTAATGAAATCTACATATGCTGCAGCAGCGGTTATTACATTTATGAATTCCTGGAATGCTTATCTGTGGCCGAGAGTAGTTATGACAGATAACAGAGCTCAGACAATGCCTATGCTTATTGCCAACCTGGCAGGTGGCTACACAATTGACTATG harbors:
- a CDS encoding carbohydrate ABC transporter permease, which encodes MTEKKNRSAIQRRLIPTYIFLIIVSFFSVFPLFWMITAATNQTVDVSRGKIWFGNYMVQNFNNLVNSSNLWKSFGNSILYSTVQTILCIFICSLAGYGFELYHDKAKDILFAILLMAMMIPGVATMIPLFTMMSKMKLLNSVWGFALPAISTPFMIMMFRQNSRNFPPDIMEAARIDGLSEMMIFFRMYMPVMKSTYAAAAVITFMNSWNAYLWPRVVMTDNRAQTMPMLIANLAGGYTIDYGMLMMGVLFCSLPTMIVFFVLQKQFTEGITGSVK